ACCTGTACATTGGCTTCATTCTCTCCACCTCGCTTTAGGCATAAAAAAGAGCATTTTTAAATTTAACCAAGGCTTAACTTTAAAAGCATGCACTCAAACTGGTGGCTGATGGAGATGGAACCCAGACCAATGATACTTGATAGTGATCCCGAAATACCAGCGGGAGGAGAGGAAGAGGTCGAAGCCGGAGAGGAGACTGTAGAACAGTTCTTTGCCCATAGTAAGGGTAACACCGTATACGTGTCGTTTGCGACAACGGATATGAAAATAACAATAGGGATAACCCATGACAAAGCTAGTCTTGAAGAACTCGTAAAGGCAGTTAAAGAGCTGCTAGTAGAGGTAAGAAAAAGAAAATGAATCAGGATAAAGTTTTCAAAACAAAGGCTAGCAAATCAGTTATTTCCCTCGCCCTAGTTTCAGGAGAAGCCCCCATGTGGCCACTCTTCATTTCAACTCTTAAATACACCGAAGCCCCGACCTCCCTGAGTTTCATGAAGAACTTCAAGGCATGGGCAGGATGGACTCTGTCATCGTGGAGACCTGTATATATAAGGGTAGGAGGATAATTCTGAGGTTTCACATTGTGGTATGGGCTATATTTGAGTAGGAACTCCCTATCCTTTGGATCGTCTGGATTTCCATACTCTGGAATCCACACACTGCCTATGTATAACTTATGGAACTTCAGCATATCTATTACAGGATATCCTATCAATGCTGCATCCATAACATCTGGTCTTTGAACGAGAACGGCAGAAACTAAAAGTCCCCCATTGCTTCTACCCCATGCCGCCACCTTATACCCCTGGGACTTGAGCTTACTTAAAACGGCTATGAAGTCATCAAAGACGTTCTGCTTGTTCTCTCTCATTCCAGCCTTATGCCACTCTTCTCCGTACTCACTTCCACCCCTGAGATTAGCCATGACAAAAGTGCCACCTCTCTCCAGAAAAGGAATCATCTGTGGGAAAAATCTTGGAGTTAGTGAAACATTGAAGCCACCGTACCCAAAAACCCATGCTTTCTTCTCATCTTTTTCTCCTTTGACTATGAAGTAGTGAATCTTTGTCCCATCTTTTGATGTTGCAAAGTCTTCTTCAATCCTAAACTCTCCCTCCACTACCCTCTCTTCAATCACTCTAAGCTCTTCATTGGTAATTTCATAGATTCTGTAGGGAACAGTAAAGCTTTCGTATCTGATAATGGCTCTTTTATCATTCTTGTGCAGTGGGTACACACTTCCTGGAACTTTAAACGTAATTTCCTTGAGCTTTCTGCCTTCGAGGGAGTAAATTTCTATCTTGTGGCTTGCATGAACAAGCCTTCCAGCTATTATCTTATTGTCAACTATTATCGCCCACTCGAGAGGAAACTCCCCTTCTGGGACTATCTCCTCTTTTCCATTTTCTCCAACCCTAATTATCTTTCCAAGACCCCTTCCTTCTTTTGTTAGAACATAAAGATATCCATCAATGAAGTCTATTGGCTCTACTGGAACCTCTGCAGAATAAATCTTCTTCCATTCTTCGGGGGAATCTATGGGACCAAGCCACACCTCTCCCTTATTCCACCCATAGGTTACTGTTACTATGGCAAACTTTTCATCAGAACTCTTGAATAAAGACATGAAATATCCCGACTTAAG
This is a stretch of genomic DNA from Pyrococcus sp. ST04. It encodes these proteins:
- a CDS encoding prolyl oligopeptidase family serine peptidase: MHDPYEWMENLNDERVLKLVEDENRRFREFIGKLSEELFPEVWKYFSIPTIYQARITERGIIVALREKDRQVIKWLNGDVIVDSKELEKEVGDEVLLQGFTTDKTGKKLAYSFSIGGADEGITRIIDVDSREILEEIKPSIWNIVFHKDGYYFARFYRKEKTPDGVDPPAERLFWKDKDGERMVFGEGLKSGYFMSLFKSSDEKFAIVTVTYGWNKGEVWLGPIDSPEEWKKIYSAEVPVEPIDFIDGYLYVLTKEGRGLGKIIRVGENGKEEIVPEGEFPLEWAIIVDNKIIAGRLVHASHKIEIYSLEGRKLKEITFKVPGSVYPLHKNDKRAIIRYESFTVPYRIYEITNEELRVIEERVVEGEFRIEEDFATSKDGTKIHYFIVKGEKDEKKAWVFGYGGFNVSLTPRFFPQMIPFLERGGTFVMANLRGGSEYGEEWHKAGMRENKQNVFDDFIAVLSKLKSQGYKVAAWGRSNGGLLVSAVLVQRPDVMDAALIGYPVIDMLKFHKLYIGSVWIPEYGNPDDPKDREFLLKYSPYHNVKPQNYPPTLIYTGLHDDRVHPAHALKFFMKLREVGASVYLRVEMKSGHMGASPETRAREITDLLAFVLKTLS